Proteins encoded together in one Streptomyces sp. B1I3 window:
- a CDS encoding dienelactone hydrolase family protein — protein sequence MGRMNIMLFHSTYGLRPAVHAAADRLRAAGHEVRVPDLFEGHTFDTVEEAMAFRDQVGKDELLKRAVLAAAPYSDQGLVYAGFSFGASVAQTLALGDAKARGLLLLHGTSDIAESASVDELPVQLHVADPDPFESADWLNSWYLQMQRTGADVEVYRYRGAGHLFTDPELPDHDEASAELTWKVALGFLATL from the coding sequence ATGGGACGCATGAACATCATGCTTTTCCACTCGACCTATGGTCTGCGGCCCGCTGTGCACGCGGCTGCCGACCGGCTGCGTGCGGCCGGGCACGAGGTGCGCGTGCCCGATCTTTTCGAGGGGCACACCTTCGACACGGTCGAGGAGGCCATGGCCTTCCGGGATCAGGTGGGCAAGGACGAGCTGCTCAAACGCGCCGTACTGGCCGCCGCCCCCTACTCCGACCAGGGCCTCGTGTACGCGGGATTCTCGTTCGGCGCGTCGGTGGCGCAGACCCTGGCGCTCGGTGACGCGAAGGCGCGCGGGCTGCTGCTGCTCCACGGCACCTCGGACATCGCGGAGAGCGCCTCCGTCGACGAGCTGCCCGTGCAGTTGCACGTGGCCGACCCCGATCCGTTCGAGTCGGCCGACTGGCTGAACAGCTGGTACCTCCAGATGCAGCGCACCGGCGCGGACGTCGAGGTGTACCGCTACCGGGGGGCCGGCCACCTGTTCACCGATCCCGAGCTGCCCGACCACGACGAGGCCTCGGCCGAACTGACCTGGAAGGTCGCGCTCGGGTTCCTCGCCACGCTGTAG
- a CDS encoding alkaline phosphatase → MTRRHLSAPSRRTVVKAAAATAVAAPVLAATTSARAADGPAFLHGVASGDPLPDGILLWTRVTPAPDAVPGSGLGADTPMVWEIAEDKAFSRVAARGTAVARAGSDHTVKVDVRGLRPATAYWFRFAAAPGGTEGGQGVVSPVGRTRTAPATGAAVPGIRFGVVSCANWEAGWFSPYRHLAARPDLDAVLHLGDYVYEYASGSYPAGDTVVRPHAPLHEILTLADYRTRHGTYKTDTDLQALHAAHPVIAIWDDHEFANDAWSGGAENHTPGAEGAWAARVAAAKQAYFEWMPVRASTEGTVYRRLSFGNLAELHLLDLRSFRSEQASTGDGAVDDPERSITGRAQLDWLKAGLAGSDATWKLVGTSVMISPVAFGALPAHLLAPLAQLLGLPAEGLAVNVDQWDGYTDDRKELISHLRDRSVTNTVFLTGDIHMAWANDVPVKAATYPLSASAATEFVVTSVTSDNLDDILRVAPQTVSVVAAAAVKAANRHVKWVDMDSHGYGVLDVTAERSQMDYYVVSDRTRKDATASWVRSYRTRSGTQKIERAGTPVR, encoded by the coding sequence GTGACCAGACGACACCTCTCCGCACCCAGCCGCCGCACGGTCGTCAAGGCCGCCGCCGCCACCGCGGTCGCCGCCCCCGTGCTCGCCGCCACCACCAGCGCCCGCGCCGCCGACGGCCCGGCCTTCCTGCACGGCGTCGCCTCCGGTGACCCCCTGCCCGACGGCATACTCCTGTGGACCCGCGTCACCCCCGCCCCGGACGCCGTGCCCGGCTCCGGCCTCGGCGCCGACACGCCGATGGTCTGGGAGATCGCCGAGGACAAGGCCTTCTCCCGGGTCGCCGCCCGGGGCACGGCAGTCGCGCGGGCCGGCTCCGACCACACCGTCAAGGTCGATGTGCGGGGGCTGCGGCCGGCGACCGCCTACTGGTTCCGCTTCGCGGCCGCACCCGGCGGGACGGAGGGCGGGCAGGGAGTCGTGTCCCCTGTCGGCCGCACCCGCACGGCGCCCGCCACCGGGGCGGCCGTCCCCGGGATCCGCTTCGGCGTGGTCTCCTGCGCGAACTGGGAGGCCGGCTGGTTCTCCCCGTACCGCCATCTCGCGGCCCGCCCCGACCTGGACGCCGTCCTGCATCTGGGCGACTACGTCTACGAGTACGCGTCGGGGAGTTACCCGGCCGGGGACACCGTCGTACGCCCCCACGCCCCGCTCCACGAGATCCTCACCCTCGCCGACTACCGCACCCGGCACGGCACGTACAAGACGGACACCGACCTCCAGGCGCTGCACGCCGCCCACCCCGTGATCGCGATCTGGGACGACCACGAGTTCGCCAACGACGCGTGGTCGGGCGGGGCCGAGAACCACACCCCGGGTGCGGAGGGGGCCTGGGCGGCCCGGGTGGCCGCGGCGAAGCAGGCGTACTTCGAGTGGATGCCGGTCCGCGCCTCCACCGAGGGCACCGTCTACCGGCGCCTGAGCTTCGGGAACCTGGCCGAGCTGCACCTGCTGGACCTGCGCAGCTTCCGATCCGAGCAGGCCTCCACGGGCGACGGCGCGGTCGACGACCCGGAGCGCTCGATCACCGGGCGGGCGCAGCTGGACTGGCTGAAGGCCGGCCTGGCGGGATCGGACGCCACCTGGAAGCTGGTCGGTACCTCGGTGATGATCTCGCCGGTCGCCTTCGGCGCGCTGCCGGCCCATCTGCTGGCGCCGCTCGCCCAGCTGCTGGGCCTTCCCGCGGAGGGGCTCGCGGTCAACGTCGACCAGTGGGACGGCTACACGGACGACCGCAAGGAGCTGATCTCGCATCTGCGGGACCGGTCGGTCACGAACACCGTCTTCCTGACCGGCGACATCCACATGGCCTGGGCCAACGACGTGCCCGTGAAGGCGGCGACGTACCCTCTGTCGGCCTCCGCGGCCACCGAGTTCGTGGTGACGTCGGTGACGTCGGACAACCTGGACGACATCCTGCGGGTCGCCCCGCAGACGGTCTCGGTGGTCGCCGCCGCGGCCGTGAAGGCGGCCAACCGCCATGTGAAGTGGGTCGACATGGACTCGCACGGCTACGGCGTCCTCGACGTGACCGCCGAGAGGTCGCAGATGGACTACTACGTGGTCTCCGACAGGACCCGGAAGGACGCGACGGCGTCCTGGGTCCGCTCCTACCGCACGCGCAGCGGCACACAGAAGATCGAAAGGGCCGGCACCCCGGTGCGCTGA
- a CDS encoding DsbA family protein, whose protein sequence is MSKRNSQANKSAARERLREERERQAKKDKVRKQIVVGVSIVAVLAIAGGVSYGVMQLNKPSAWEAAADAKNVTAPKNTSGDDGTTVVIGKASAKKTLELYEDSRCPICATFEQTVGETVGKDVEAGKYKIKYVGATFIDNSDSGEGSKNALSALGAALDVSPEAFLDYKAALYSAKYHPEETSDKFAKDDYLIEVADSVDALKGNAAFKKNVEDGTYDAWAMKMSKAFDKSGVQGTPTLKMDGKTLTAEGSKNAPMTVADFNAAITKALKG, encoded by the coding sequence ATGAGCAAGCGCAACAGCCAGGCCAACAAGTCCGCCGCCCGCGAGCGGCTGCGCGAGGAGCGCGAGCGGCAGGCCAAGAAGGACAAGGTACGCAAGCAGATCGTCGTCGGTGTCTCGATCGTCGCCGTCCTGGCGATCGCGGGCGGGGTCAGCTACGGCGTGATGCAGCTGAACAAGCCCTCCGCCTGGGAGGCCGCCGCGGACGCGAAGAACGTCACCGCCCCCAAGAACACCTCGGGTGACGACGGCACGACCGTCGTGATCGGCAAGGCGAGCGCCAAGAAGACCCTGGAGCTGTACGAGGACTCCCGCTGCCCGATCTGTGCCACGTTCGAGCAGACCGTCGGCGAGACGGTGGGCAAGGACGTCGAGGCCGGCAAGTACAAGATCAAGTACGTCGGCGCGACCTTCATCGACAACTCCGACAGCGGCGAGGGCTCCAAGAACGCCCTGAGCGCCCTGGGCGCGGCGCTCGACGTGAGCCCCGAGGCCTTCCTGGACTACAAGGCCGCGCTGTACTCCGCGAAGTACCACCCCGAGGAGACGAGCGACAAGTTCGCCAAGGACGACTACCTGATCGAGGTGGCGGACTCCGTGGACGCGCTGAAGGGCAACGCCGCGTTCAAGAAGAACGTCGAGGACGGTACGTACGACGCCTGGGCCATGAAGATGTCCAAGGCCTTCGACAAGAGCGGCGTCCAGGGCACACCGACGCTGAAGATGGACGGCAAGACCCTCACCGCCGAGGGCAGCAAGAACGCCCCGATGACGGTGGCCGACTTCAACGCGGCGATCACGAAGGCCCTCAAGGGCTGA
- a CDS encoding DUF2252 domain-containing protein, with protein sequence MSDTQTRAQERGEQILAVFDTAFGELLAADPAAFRVKFRKMAGSAFAFYRGSAGLFYADLEREQSGGPYLDERTSRVWIHGDLHAENFGTYMDANGRLVFNVNDFDEAYVGPFTWDLKRFAASVALIGYAKALSDDQITELVGVYAAAYRERIHALATGAKNDEVPPFTLDTAQGPLLGALRVARSLTRFGLLDSMTEIRDFERRFAADGGAIDLDAATRYKVLAAFDGYLETLPESSLTRPDSYRVKDVVGRRGIGIGSAGLPSYNILLEGNSDALENDVVIYLKQAQTPAVSRHITDAAVRDYFQHEGHRTVISQRALQAHADPWLGWTELNGAGQLVAEVSPYAVDLDWSDIDEPEEIAAVVADLGRATATMHSAADDESGHSLVPFSTERAIDAAIAADEQGFAELLTDFAHTYGARARADHQIFVDLFRNGRIPGL encoded by the coding sequence ATGTCGGACACGCAGACTCGCGCGCAGGAGCGCGGGGAGCAGATTCTCGCCGTTTTCGACACCGCTTTCGGGGAGCTCCTGGCCGCCGATCCCGCTGCCTTCCGGGTCAAGTTCCGCAAGATGGCGGGTTCCGCCTTCGCGTTCTACCGCGGCTCCGCCGGGCTGTTCTACGCCGATCTCGAGCGTGAGCAGAGCGGTGGCCCGTATCTGGACGAGCGCACGAGCCGGGTGTGGATCCACGGCGACCTGCACGCCGAGAACTTCGGCACGTACATGGACGCCAACGGCCGCCTGGTCTTCAACGTCAACGACTTCGACGAGGCCTACGTCGGACCGTTCACCTGGGACCTCAAGCGCTTCGCGGCCTCCGTCGCCCTGATCGGTTACGCGAAGGCGCTGAGCGACGACCAGATCACCGAGCTGGTCGGGGTCTACGCCGCGGCGTACCGCGAGCGCATCCACGCGCTGGCGACGGGCGCGAAGAACGACGAGGTGCCGCCCTTCACCCTGGACACCGCCCAGGGACCGCTGCTCGGCGCGCTGCGCGTCGCACGGTCGCTGACCCGCTTCGGGCTGCTGGACTCGATGACGGAGATCCGGGACTTCGAGCGAAGGTTCGCCGCCGATGGCGGTGCGATCGACCTGGACGCCGCGACCCGCTACAAGGTGCTCGCCGCCTTCGACGGCTACCTGGAGACGCTGCCGGAGTCGAGTCTGACCCGGCCCGACTCGTACCGGGTGAAGGACGTCGTCGGCCGCCGCGGGATCGGGATCGGCTCGGCGGGCCTGCCCTCGTACAACATCCTCCTGGAGGGCAACAGCGACGCCCTGGAGAACGATGTGGTGATCTACCTCAAGCAGGCGCAGACCCCGGCGGTGTCCCGGCACATCACCGACGCGGCCGTCCGGGACTACTTCCAGCACGAGGGCCACCGCACGGTCATCTCCCAGCGCGCGCTGCAGGCGCACGCCGACCCGTGGCTCGGGTGGACGGAGCTGAACGGCGCGGGCCAGCTGGTCGCGGAGGTCTCGCCGTACGCGGTGGACCTGGACTGGTCCGACATCGACGAGCCGGAGGAGATCGCGGCGGTCGTGGCCGACCTGGGCCGGGCGACGGCCACGATGCACTCGGCGGCCGACGACGAGAGCGGGCACTCGCTGGTGCCGTTCTCCACGGAACGCGCCATCGACGCCGCGATCGCGGCGGACGAGCAGGGCTTCGCCGAGCTGCTGACCGACTTCGCCCACACCTACGGCGCCCGGGCCCGCGCGGACCACCAGATCTTCGTGGACCTCTTCCGCAACGGCCGTATCCCGGGCCTGTAG
- the dnaE gene encoding DNA polymerase III subunit alpha, with protein sequence MSKPPFTHLHVHTQYSLLDGAARLKDMFEACNDMGMSHIAMTDHGNLHGAYDFFHSAKKAGVTPIIGIEAYVAPESRKHKRKIQWGQPHQKRDDVSGSGGYTHKTIWAADSTGLHNLFRLSSDAYAEGWLQKWPRMDKETISQWSEGLIASTGCPSGEVQTRLRLGQFDEAVKAASDYKDIFGEGRYFLELMDHGIEIERRVRDGLLEIGRKLNIPPLVTNDSHYTYAHEATAHDALLCIQTGKNLSDPDRFRFDGTGYYLKTADEMYAVDSSDAWQEGCANTLLVAEQIDTTGMFEKRDLMPKFDIPEGYTEITWFQEEVRAGMERRYPGGVPEDRQKQAEYEMDIIIQMGFPGYFLVVADFIMWAKNNGIAVGPGRGSAAGSIVAYAMGITDLDPITHGLIFERFLNPERVSMPDVDIDFDERRRVEVIRYVTEKYGADKVAMIGTYGKIKAKNAIKDSARVLGYPYAMGDRLTKAMPADVLGKGIDLSGITDPKHPRYSEAGEIRGMYENEPDVQKVIDTAKGVEGLVRQMGVHAAGVIMSSEPIVDHAPVWVRHTDGVTITQWDYPQCESLGLLKMDFLGLRNLTIMDDAIKMVKANKGVDLEMLSLPLDDPKTYELLCRGDTLGVFQFDGGPMRSLLRQMQPDNFEDISAVSALYRPGPMGMNSHTNYAERKNGRQEITPIHPELEEPLKEVLGLTYGLIVYQEQVQKAAQIVAGYSLGEADILRRVMGKKKADELAKNFVLFEAGAKKNGFSDAAIKALWDVLVPFAGYAFNKAHSSAYGLVTYWTAYLKANYPAEYMAALLTSVKDDKDKSAVYLNECRRMGIKVLPPNVNESESNFAAQGDDVILFGLTAVRNVGQNVVDSIIRSRKAKGKYSSFPDFLDKVEAVVCNKRTIESLIKAGAFDEMGHTRKGLVAHHEPMIDNVVQVKRKEAEGQFDLFGGMGDPDDGASEPGFGLDVEFSDVEWEKSYLLAQEREMLGLYVSDHPLFGLEHVLSDKSDAAISQLTGGEHADGAIVTVGGIISGLQRKMTKQGNAWAIATVEDLAGSIECMFFPATYQLVSTQLVEDTVVFVKGRLDKREDIPRLVAMEMQVPDISSAGTNAPVVLTIPTVKITPPMVSRLGEVLSNHRGDTEVRIKLQGPRKTTVLRLDRHRVKPDPALFGDLKVLLGPSCLAG encoded by the coding sequence GTGAGCAAGCCGCCTTTCACGCACCTGCACGTCCACACCCAGTACTCGCTGCTGGACGGTGCCGCGCGGCTGAAGGACATGTTCGAGGCGTGCAACGACATGGGCATGTCGCACATCGCGATGACCGACCACGGCAACCTCCACGGGGCGTACGACTTCTTCCACTCGGCCAAGAAGGCCGGGGTGACGCCGATCATCGGGATCGAGGCCTACGTCGCCCCCGAGTCGCGCAAGCACAAGCGCAAGATCCAGTGGGGGCAGCCGCACCAGAAGCGCGACGACGTCTCGGGTTCCGGCGGTTACACCCACAAGACGATCTGGGCGGCCGACAGCACCGGCCTGCACAACCTCTTCCGGCTCTCCTCGGACGCGTACGCCGAGGGCTGGCTGCAGAAGTGGCCGCGCATGGACAAGGAGACCATCTCCCAGTGGTCCGAGGGTCTCATCGCGTCCACCGGCTGCCCCTCCGGCGAGGTGCAGACCCGGCTGCGGCTCGGACAGTTCGACGAGGCGGTCAAGGCGGCTTCGGACTACAAGGACATCTTCGGTGAGGGCCGGTACTTCCTCGAGCTCATGGACCACGGCATCGAGATCGAGCGCCGGGTCCGCGACGGGCTCCTGGAGATCGGCAGGAAGCTGAACATCCCGCCGCTCGTGACGAACGACTCGCACTACACCTACGCCCACGAGGCGACGGCCCACGACGCCCTGCTCTGCATCCAGACCGGCAAGAACCTCTCCGACCCGGACCGCTTCCGCTTCGACGGCACCGGCTACTACCTCAAGACGGCGGACGAGATGTACGCCGTCGACTCCTCGGACGCCTGGCAGGAGGGCTGCGCCAACACCCTCCTGGTCGCCGAGCAGATCGACACCACGGGCATGTTCGAGAAGCGCGACCTGATGCCGAAGTTCGACATCCCGGAGGGGTACACCGAGATCACCTGGTTCCAGGAGGAGGTCCGGGCCGGCATGGAACGCCGTTACCCGGGTGGTGTCCCCGAGGACCGGCAGAAGCAGGCCGAGTACGAGATGGACATCATCATCCAGATGGGGTTCCCGGGATACTTCCTCGTCGTCGCCGACTTCATCATGTGGGCCAAGAACAACGGCATCGCGGTGGGCCCCGGCCGTGGCTCGGCCGCCGGTTCGATCGTCGCGTACGCCATGGGCATCACCGACCTCGACCCGATCACCCACGGGCTGATCTTCGAGCGGTTCCTCAACCCCGAGCGCGTCTCCATGCCCGACGTCGACATCGACTTCGACGAGCGCCGGCGCGTCGAAGTGATCCGGTACGTGACCGAGAAGTACGGCGCCGACAAGGTCGCCATGATCGGCACCTACGGCAAGATCAAGGCCAAGAACGCGATCAAGGACTCCGCGCGCGTCCTGGGCTACCCGTACGCCATGGGCGACCGCCTCACCAAGGCCATGCCGGCCGACGTCCTCGGCAAGGGCATCGACCTCAGCGGCATCACCGACCCGAAGCACCCGCGCTACAGCGAGGCCGGCGAGATCCGGGGGATGTACGAGAACGAACCCGACGTCCAGAAGGTCATCGACACCGCGAAGGGCGTCGAGGGCCTGGTCCGGCAGATGGGTGTGCACGCGGCAGGCGTGATCATGTCCAGCGAGCCCATCGTCGACCACGCCCCGGTCTGGGTCCGGCACACCGACGGCGTGACCATCACGCAGTGGGACTACCCCCAGTGCGAGTCGCTCGGCCTGCTCAAGATGGACTTCCTGGGCCTGCGCAACCTGACGATCATGGACGACGCCATCAAGATGGTGAAGGCCAACAAGGGCGTCGACCTGGAGATGCTCTCCCTCCCGCTGGACGACCCCAAGACCTACGAGCTGCTCTGCCGCGGTGACACGCTCGGGGTCTTCCAGTTCGACGGCGGGCCGATGCGCTCGCTGCTGCGCCAGATGCAGCCCGACAACTTCGAGGACATCTCCGCCGTCTCGGCCCTCTACCGGCCGGGCCCGATGGGCATGAACTCGCACACGAACTACGCCGAGCGCAAGAACGGCCGCCAGGAGATCACCCCGATCCACCCGGAGCTGGAGGAGCCCCTCAAGGAGGTCCTCGGCCTCACCTACGGCCTGATCGTGTACCAGGAGCAGGTGCAGAAGGCCGCCCAGATCGTCGCCGGCTACTCGCTCGGCGAGGCCGACATCCTGCGCCGCGTCATGGGCAAGAAGAAGGCCGACGAGCTGGCGAAGAACTTCGTCCTCTTCGAGGCCGGCGCCAAGAAGAACGGCTTCTCCGACGCGGCGATCAAGGCCCTGTGGGACGTCCTGGTGCCCTTCGCCGGATACGCGTTCAACAAGGCGCACTCCTCCGCGTACGGCCTGGTCACCTACTGGACCGCCTACCTCAAGGCCAACTACCCCGCCGAGTACATGGCGGCCCTGCTGACCTCCGTCAAGGACGACAAGGACAAGTCGGCGGTCTACCTCAACGAGTGCCGCCGCATGGGCATCAAGGTGCTTCCGCCGAACGTCAACGAGTCCGAGTCGAACTTCGCGGCCCAGGGCGACGACGTGATCCTCTTCGGCCTGACCGCGGTCCGCAACGTCGGGCAGAACGTCGTCGACTCGATCATCCGGTCCCGCAAGGCGAAGGGGAAGTACTCCTCGTTCCCCGACTTCCTGGACAAGGTCGAGGCGGTCGTCTGCAACAAGCGCACCATCGAATCGCTCATCAAGGCCGGCGCCTTCGACGAGATGGGCCACACCCGCAAGGGCCTCGTCGCGCACCACGAGCCGATGATCGACAACGTCGTGCAGGTCAAGCGCAAGGAGGCCGAGGGGCAGTTCGACCTCTTCGGCGGCATGGGGGACCCGGACGACGGGGCCTCCGAGCCGGGCTTCGGGCTGGACGTGGAGTTCTCCGACGTCGAGTGGGAGAAGTCCTACCTGCTGGCGCAGGAGCGCGAGATGCTCGGCCTGTACGTCTCCGACCACCCGCTCTTCGGCCTGGAGCACGTGCTGTCCGACAAGTCGGACGCGGCGATCTCCCAGCTCACCGGCGGCGAGCACGCCGACGGGGCCATCGTCACCGTCGGCGGCATCATCTCCGGCCTCCAGCGCAAGATGACCAAGCAGGGCAACGCCTGGGCCATCGCCACCGTCGAGGACCTGGCCGGCTCCATCGAGTGCATGTTCTTCCCGGCGACCTACCAGCTGGTCTCCACCCAGCTCGTCGAGGACACCGTCGTCTTCGTCAAGGGCCGCCTCGACAAGCGGGAGGACATCCCCCGCCTGGTCGCCATGGAGATGCAGGTTCCCGACATCTCGTCGGCCGGCACCAACGCCCCCGTCGTCCTCACCATCCCCACGGTCAAGATCACCCCGCCCATGGTCAGCCGCCTCGGGGAGGTCCTCAGCAACCACCGGGGCGACACCGAGGTGCGGATCAAGCTGCAGGGCCCCCGCAAGACCACCGTGCTCCGGCTCGACCGGCACCGGGTCAAGCCCGACCCGGCCCTCTTCGGCGACCTGAAGGTGCTGCTCGGCCCGTCCTGCCTCGCCGGCTGA
- a CDS encoding NYN domain-containing protein translates to MERVDRCVVLVDAGYLLGAAASLLAGEPARSRITVDHAALIQGLRERAEADTEQPLLRIYWFDGAPDRVPQPEHRRLRVMPRVTVRLGALTRSDGRWAQKGVDAAMHAELTELARNRACSDVVLVTGDGDLLPGLMSAKEHGVAVHLWAVQAGDGDYNQSEDLVAEADERRVLDRAWITKAVRAKDTGGVCAPPPVPRPEIAAILSAPLPEAALAASAERASEAQAAARNGSTAPAHETAAPAQPAPGHRSVPTPKDLASLRAPGPPAAPNPAQSPAPNATLRWSSDKGWVERGGPLGEPAETASLPTLAQLTSAEQRWADREEDITTVGGDPFEVGQVFARRWMERLPETVHLQKLSTMYPRIPHRIDGELLRYAARFGLLAHKDDQIDEHDRYAIRAGFWREIDVRAAAEHVPVGE, encoded by the coding sequence GTGGAACGCGTGGACCGTTGCGTCGTCCTGGTGGACGCCGGCTACTTGCTGGGTGCAGCCGCGAGTCTGCTGGCCGGGGAGCCCGCCCGTTCCCGCATCACCGTCGACCACGCGGCCCTCATCCAGGGCCTGCGCGAACGCGCCGAAGCCGACACGGAACAACCTCTGCTCCGCATCTACTGGTTCGACGGCGCCCCGGACCGCGTTCCGCAGCCCGAACACCGCCGGCTGCGGGTGATGCCCCGGGTGACGGTGCGACTGGGGGCCCTCACCCGCAGTGACGGGCGGTGGGCGCAGAAGGGCGTCGACGCGGCCATGCACGCCGAACTCACCGAACTGGCCAGGAACCGCGCCTGCTCCGATGTGGTCCTCGTCACCGGTGACGGGGACCTGCTGCCCGGACTGATGTCGGCCAAGGAACACGGAGTCGCCGTCCACCTCTGGGCCGTCCAGGCCGGCGACGGCGACTACAACCAGTCCGAGGACCTGGTCGCCGAGGCCGACGAGCGGCGCGTGCTCGACCGGGCCTGGATCACCAAGGCGGTCCGGGCCAAGGACACCGGCGGCGTCTGCGCCCCGCCGCCCGTCCCGCGCCCCGAGATCGCCGCCATCCTCTCCGCACCGCTGCCCGAGGCCGCCCTCGCCGCCTCGGCCGAGCGGGCCTCCGAGGCGCAGGCCGCCGCCCGCAACGGCTCCACCGCTCCGGCCCACGAGACCGCCGCGCCCGCCCAGCCCGCCCCCGGCCACAGAAGCGTCCCCACCCCCAAGGACCTGGCGAGCCTGCGCGCCCCCGGCCCCCCGGCGGCCCCGAACCCCGCACAGTCCCCGGCCCCCAACGCCACGCTGCGCTGGTCGTCCGACAAGGGCTGGGTCGAGCGCGGCGGCCCCCTCGGCGAACCGGCCGAGACCGCGTCCCTGCCGACGCTGGCCCAGCTCACCAGCGCGGAACAGCGCTGGGCCGACCGGGAGGAGGACATCACCACCGTCGGCGGCGACCCCTTCGAGGTGGGCCAGGTCTTCGCCCGCCGCTGGATGGAACGGCTGCCGGAGACCGTCCACCTGCAGAAGCTGTCCACCATGTACCCGCGCATCCCGCACCGCATCGACGGCGAACTGCTGCGGTACGCGGCACGCTTCGGGCTGCTCGCGCACAAGGACGACCAGATCGACGAGCACGACCGTTACGCCATCCGGGCGGGCTTCTGGCGCGAGATCGACGTGCGGGCAGCCGCCGAGCACGTCCCCGTGGGGGAGTAG